A single window of Methylocella tundrae DNA harbors:
- the recQ gene encoding DNA helicase RecQ has product MNDDMAEARAALQKFFGFTDFKPGQADVLEAAFAGENILAVMPTGSGKSLCYQLPAIIRPGLTIVVSPLIALMRDQVQQLRGRGVDAAALNSVNSASDNALIEAGLRKGRYRLVYVAPERLVRGDTQALLREAGANVLAIDEAHCVSQWGHDFRPEYSDLAQVAKSIGDMQLIAVTATADAPTRDDIVQKLFPAKPRVFVRSFDRPNIHLAMQRKANVAHQIETMIARHKGQSGIVYCASRKGVEKLSETLSAKGVAALPYHAGLASEIRSAHQDEFLRCDGVVIVATIAFGMGIDKPNVRFVCHADLPQSIEAYYQEIGRAGRDGLPSDTLTLFGEADVRLRERQISESDSPPERKRLERRKLNGLLALCETPRCRRQTLLAAFGEASEPCGNCDVCEGKWPFFNGVVAAQKVMSAIHRTSGRFFSSHLANLLIGNATAAITRHGHDRLPTFGVGKEFKPGEWRSIFHQLHAADLIAQDSCDRDRWIVTPAGREVLIGEAPLNLRAGTDLPDAVAVRRALRQIESAADADATLERSAFSARPRDAGLTATQNHLLAALKAKRLEIARRQKQAPFVIFHDSVLIGIARARPRTKDELKLVHGVGPAKLERYGAIFLAIVADHDDAL; this is encoded by the coding sequence TTGAACGACGACATGGCCGAGGCCCGCGCCGCGCTCCAAAAATTCTTCGGGTTCACGGATTTCAAGCCGGGCCAGGCCGACGTCCTGGAGGCGGCGTTCGCCGGCGAGAACATTTTGGCGGTGATGCCGACGGGTTCGGGCAAATCGCTCTGTTACCAATTACCGGCGATCATCCGCCCAGGCCTCACCATCGTCGTTTCTCCGCTCATCGCCCTGATGCGCGATCAGGTGCAGCAGCTGCGCGGGCGCGGCGTCGACGCCGCCGCGCTGAATTCGGTCAATAGCGCGAGCGACAACGCCTTGATCGAGGCGGGCTTGCGCAAAGGACGCTACCGCCTTGTTTATGTCGCGCCTGAACGCCTGGTGCGCGGCGACACGCAGGCCCTGCTGCGCGAAGCCGGAGCCAATGTTCTCGCCATCGACGAAGCGCATTGCGTGTCGCAATGGGGCCACGACTTCCGGCCGGAATATTCCGATCTCGCGCAGGTCGCGAAATCGATAGGAGACATGCAGCTCATCGCTGTCACTGCGACGGCCGATGCGCCGACCCGCGACGACATCGTGCAAAAGCTGTTTCCGGCCAAGCCTCGCGTCTTTGTGCGTTCTTTCGACCGGCCGAACATCCATCTCGCCATGCAGCGCAAAGCCAATGTCGCGCATCAGATCGAGACGATGATCGCGCGCCACAAGGGACAAAGCGGCATCGTCTATTGCGCCTCCCGCAAAGGCGTTGAAAAGCTCAGCGAAACGTTGAGCGCGAAGGGCGTTGCGGCGCTGCCCTATCACGCGGGGCTTGCATCCGAGATTCGCTCGGCTCATCAGGATGAATTCTTGCGCTGTGACGGCGTCGTGATCGTCGCGACGATTGCTTTTGGCATGGGCATCGACAAGCCGAATGTGCGCTTTGTCTGCCATGCCGATCTGCCGCAAAGCATCGAAGCCTACTATCAGGAGATCGGCCGCGCCGGCCGCGACGGTCTGCCCTCCGACACGTTGACGCTGTTCGGCGAGGCCGACGTCAGGCTGCGCGAGCGGCAAATTTCTGAAAGCGATTCGCCGCCTGAGAGAAAGCGCCTCGAACGGCGTAAACTCAACGGGCTCCTCGCGCTCTGCGAGACGCCGCGCTGCCGCCGCCAGACCTTGCTCGCGGCTTTCGGGGAAGCCTCCGAACCTTGCGGCAATTGCGATGTCTGCGAGGGCAAATGGCCCTTCTTCAACGGCGTCGTCGCCGCCCAGAAAGTGATGTCGGCGATCCATCGGACTTCGGGGCGGTTCTTCTCCAGCCATCTCGCCAATCTGCTCATCGGCAACGCCACGGCGGCGATTACCCGGCATGGCCATGACCGCCTGCCGACCTTTGGCGTCGGCAAGGAGTTCAAGCCAGGCGAATGGCGCAGCATTTTCCATCAGCTGCACGCGGCCGATCTGATCGCGCAGGATTCTTGCGATCGCGACCGCTGGATCGTCACGCCGGCCGGGCGCGAGGTTCTGATCGGCGAAGCGCCGCTTAATCTGCGCGCCGGGACGGATTTGCCGGACGCAGTCGCAGTCCGGCGGGCGTTGCGGCAGATCGAGAGCGCGGCTGACGCGGATGCGACGCTCGAGCGGAGCGCGTTTTCTGCGCGGCCGCGCGACGCCGGTCTGACGGCGACGCAGAATCATCTCTTGGCGGCGCTGAAAGCAAAACGTCTCGAAATCGCCAGGAGGCAGAAGCAGGCGCCTTTCGTCATCTTTCATGACAGCGTTCTGATCGGCATCGCCAGGGCGCGCCCGCGCACGAAAGACGAATTGAAGCTCGTTCACGGCG